The genomic region GGAAATTGGACCATGAAGTGAAGACCCTGCAAATCCAGGCAGCTCAGTTTGCCAAGCAGACAGGCCAGTGGATTGGGATGGTGGAGAACTTCAACCAGGCACTCAAGGAAATCGGGGATGTGGAGAACTGGGCTCAGAGCATCGAGCTGGACATGCGCACCATCGCCACCGCGCTGGAGTATGTCTATAAAGGCCAGCTGCAGCCCGCCCCATCCTAAGCACTC from Suncus etruscus isolate mSunEtr1 chromosome 11, mSunEtr1.pri.cur, whole genome shotgun sequence harbors:
- the LOC126021967 gene encoding biogenesis of lysosome-related organelles complex 1 subunit 1-like gives rise to the protein MLSRLLKEHQAKQNERKEQQEKRRREAINAATCLTEALVDHLNVGVAQAYMNQRKLDHEVKTLQIQAAQFAKQTGQWIGMVENFNQALKEIGDVENWAQSIELDMRTIATALEYVYKGQLQPAPS